In the Sarcophilus harrisii chromosome 1, mSarHar1.11, whole genome shotgun sequence genome, one interval contains:
- the YPEL1 gene encoding protein yippee-like 1: protein MVKMTKAKTFQAYLPHCHRTYSCIHCRAHLANHDELISKSFQGSQGRAYLFNSVVNVGCGPAEERVLLTGLHAVADIYCENCKTTLGWKYEHAFESSQKYKEGKFIIELAHMIKDNGWE, encoded by the exons ATGGTGAAGATGACCAAGGCCAAAACTTTCCAGGCTTACCTGCCTCACTGTCACCGGACCTACAGCTGCATCCACTGCAGAGCGCACCTCGCCAACCACGATGAGCTGATCTCCAAG TCTTTTCAGGGAAGCCAGGGACGAGCCTACCTCTTTAATTCTGT GGTAAATGTGGGCTGCGGCCCCGCCGAGGAGAGGGTCCTCCTGACCGGCTTACATGCCGTGGCGGATATCTACTGTGAGAACTGTAAAACCACTCTGGGTTGGAAGTAT GAACATGCCTTTGAGAGCAGTCAGAAGTACAAGGAGGGCAAGTTCATCATCGAGCTGGCGCACATGATCAAAGACAACGGCTGGGAGTGA